In Geminocystis sp. NIES-3708, a single window of DNA contains:
- a CDS encoding TIGR00266 family protein, whose translation MKYDIRYRPAFAAIFVTLEPKEKITAEAGAMVSMDANITMTTEFSGGLFPALIRKFFGGESLFVNVFQNKTSRPLNLVLTQSVIGDIEALKLDGKSICLEAGAYIAHAGGAKMGVKWAGFASWFAGEGLFKLQFSGKGRVLFGGYGGITHKEINGEFIVDSSHLLGYDSNIKLNVGLSGGLLSSITSGEGFVTKLKGKGNILIQSRSVSGLVGFLRPKVR comes from the coding sequence ATGAAATATGATATTCGCTATCGTCCTGCTTTTGCTGCCATCTTTGTAACTTTAGAACCAAAAGAAAAAATTACAGCCGAAGCTGGTGCAATGGTTAGCATGGATGCCAATATAACTATGACAACAGAATTTTCTGGCGGTTTATTTCCCGCTTTGATACGCAAATTTTTTGGTGGAGAATCTTTATTTGTTAATGTTTTTCAGAATAAAACCAGTCGTCCATTGAATCTTGTATTAACTCAGTCAGTTATTGGGGATATCGAAGCCTTGAAATTAGATGGTAAAAGCATTTGTTTAGAAGCTGGAGCATATATTGCCCATGCTGGAGGGGCTAAAATGGGAGTTAAATGGGCTGGTTTTGCCAGTTGGTTTGCTGGAGAAGGGTTATTTAAACTACAATTTAGCGGCAAAGGAAGAGTTTTATTCGGTGGTTACGGTGGTATTACTCATAAAGAAATTAACGGCGAGTTTATCGTTGATAGCAGTCATCTTCTTGGCTATGACTCTAACATAAAACTAAATGTCGGTTTATCTGGTGGTTTATTATCTTCCATTACCTCTGGTGAAGGCTTTGTAACTAAGCTCAAAGGCAAAGGTAATATTTTAATACAATCTCGCAGTGTCAGTGGTTTAGTCGGTTTTTTACGCCCCAAGGTTAGATAA